The following proteins come from a genomic window of Trifolium pratense cultivar HEN17-A07 linkage group LG4, ARS_RC_1.1, whole genome shotgun sequence:
- the LOC123923456 gene encoding aquaporin NIP6-1-like, whose translation MDNEEIPSVPSTPATPGTPGAPLFGAFKSERNGNASVVSRSKSLLKNLKCFSVQEWTLEDGALPKVSCSLPPPPVPLAKKVGAEFIGTFILMFAGISTAIVNQKIHNSETLIGCAGATGLAVMIIILSTGHISGAHLNPAVTISFAALKHFPWKNVPLYIGAQVLASICASYTLKGVFHPFMNGGVTVPSVEYGQAFALEFIISFNLMFVVTAVATDTRAVGELAGIAVGATVMLNILIAGPATGGSMNPVRTLGPAIATNNYKGLWIYLVAPIIGALAGAGAYTAVKLHDEEFNSEVKDSSAPGSFRR comes from the exons ATGGACAATGAGGAAATCCCATCAGTACCTTCTACCCCTGCAACACCAGGTACTCCTGGTGCTCCTCTTTTTGGTGCTTTCAAATCTGAGAGAAATGGAAATGCTTCTGTTGTTAGTAGAAGTAAGTCACTCCTCAAGAATTTGAAATGTTTTAGTGTTCAAGAATGGACTTTGGAAGATGGTGCCTTACCTAAAGTCTCTTGCTCTTTGCCTCCTCCTCCTGTCCCTCTTGCTAAAAAG GTTGGAGCAGAGTTTATAGGCACATTCATTCTAATGTTTGCTGGAATATCCACTGCAATTGTGAACCAAAAGATACATAACTCAGAGACACTAATTGGATGTGCTGGAGCTACTGGACTAGCTGTTATGATCATAATTTTATCAACTGGTCACATTTCTGGTGCTCATCTCAATCCTGCTGTCACCATTTCCTTTGCAGCATTAAAGCACTTCCCTtggaaaaat GTGCCTTTATATATTGGTGCACAAGTTCTGGCATCAATATGTGCATCATATACTCTGAAAGGGGTTTTTCATCCATTCATGAATGGTGGAGTGACGGTTCCTTCAGTTGAATATGGCCAAGCTTTTGCTTTAGAGTTTATTATAAGCTTTAATCTCATGTTTGTTGTCACTGCTGTGGCTACCGACACAAGAGCT GTGGGTGAGCTTGCGGGAATCGCGGTGGGAGCCACTGTCATGCTCAACATACTCATAGCTGG GCCTGCAACTGGAGGTTCAATGAATCCAGTAAGAACATTAGGCCCAGCAATTGCTACAAACAACTACAAAGGCTTATGGATATATCTCGTAGCCCCTATTATTGGTGCACTAGCTGGGGCAGGTGCCTACACTGCCGTCAAACTCCATGATGAAGAATTTAACTCTGAGGTAAAAGACTCTTCTGCCCCTGGAAGCTTCAGAAGATGA
- the LOC123924547 gene encoding Golgi SNAP receptor complex member 1-1-like, with the protein MEMELPTSWDSLRKQARKLEAQLDEQMSAYRKLVSTNVSTKGDATESDVESWIERLINQLQQVNSQMHVLVSSGGSDMVSHTLTRHQEILQDITQEFYRLRSSLRAKKEHASLLDNFKEFDRTRLDLEDGGESEQHTLLKEHASISRNTGHVDNVISQAQATLGALVFQRSTFGGINSKLSNVSSRLPTVNNILSSIKRKKSMDTLILTLVASVCTFLILIYWITK; encoded by the exons ATGGAGATGGAGTTACCTACTTCTTGGGATTCTCTTCGAAAACAG GCAAGAAAACTTGAAGCTCAATTGGACGAGCAGATGAGTGCTTATCGTAAATTAGTTTCTACCAATGTTTCAACAAAAGGTGACGCTACAGAGAGTGATGTAGAGTCTTGGATTGAGCGGTTAATAAATCAACTCCAACAAGTAAACTCACAGATGCACGTTTTGGTATCATCTGGTGGTTCAGATATGGTTTCTCACACTTTGACTAGACACCAAGAAATTCTTCAAGATATCACTCAG GAATTTTACCGTCTTCGCTCAAGTCTTCGAGCTAAGAAAGAACACGCTTCTCTTTTAGACAATTTTAAAGAATTTGATCGGACAAGATTAGATTTGGAAGACGGTGGCGAATCTGAACAGCATACACTACTAAAAGAGCATGCATCTATCAGTCGAAATACTGGACAT GTGGACAATGTAATTTCACAAGCACAAGCAACACTAGGGGCACTTGTCTTCCAGCGTTCAACATTTGGTGGCATCAATTCAAAGCTCAGCAACGTGAGCAGTCGCCTCCCTACG GTAAATAACATACTCTCGTCAATAAAGCGAAAAAAGTCAATGGATACCCTTATACTTACCCTAGTTGCATCTGTATGCACATTTCTGATTTTGATTTACTGGATAACCAAATGA